A single Micromonospora sp. CCTCC AA 2012012 DNA region contains:
- a CDS encoding baeRF2 domain-containing protein — MQLSFLRPLYDRPGPWCSVYLDASRDTHDARPALDLRWRALKGQLLEQGADAATIDAVERVVRGHDPMPGDYGIAVFATGGRVVLTEYLAAPPLRDLATWSALPHTMPLVAQRGEQVAWVRVLADRTGADAVAVSAGGVPRRAHVQGRESFQLRRVQPGGWSQSRYQRAAMEAWHHNAGDAAAATADLADKVGADVVVVAGDIRATGMIAAQLPERWQDVLVRTDAGKRAGGADPTAMDDLTVQTIAEVADQRVSAALDRFGLQEDVGAGLDAVVRALQRNQVDTMLIVDDASADGELWVGPDPTEIATDPGQLAAMSVDDPQRVRADAALLRALVGTDAELTVLAPEEAPDLTDGVGAVLRYVDASTPGRGNG; from the coding sequence ATGCAGCTGTCCTTCCTGCGCCCGCTCTATGACCGTCCCGGGCCGTGGTGCTCGGTCTATCTGGACGCCTCCCGGGACACCCACGACGCGCGTCCCGCGCTGGACCTGCGCTGGCGGGCCCTCAAGGGCCAACTGCTGGAGCAGGGCGCCGACGCGGCGACCATCGACGCGGTGGAACGGGTGGTCCGCGGCCACGACCCGATGCCGGGGGACTACGGCATCGCCGTCTTCGCCACCGGCGGACGGGTGGTGCTCACCGAGTACCTCGCCGCACCTCCGCTGCGCGACCTGGCCACCTGGTCCGCCCTGCCGCACACCATGCCGCTGGTCGCCCAACGCGGCGAGCAGGTCGCCTGGGTCCGGGTGCTCGCCGACCGGACCGGCGCCGACGCCGTCGCGGTCAGCGCGGGCGGGGTGCCCCGCCGCGCCCACGTGCAGGGGCGAGAGAGCTTCCAGCTGCGCCGGGTGCAGCCGGGCGGCTGGTCCCAGTCCCGCTACCAGCGGGCCGCCATGGAGGCGTGGCACCACAACGCCGGTGACGCCGCCGCGGCCACCGCCGACCTGGCCGACAAGGTCGGCGCCGACGTGGTGGTGGTGGCCGGTGACATCCGTGCCACCGGCATGATCGCCGCCCAGCTCCCCGAGCGCTGGCAGGACGTGCTGGTGCGTACCGACGCGGGAAAGCGGGCCGGCGGCGCCGACCCGACGGCGATGGACGACCTGACCGTGCAGACCATCGCCGAGGTGGCCGACCAGCGGGTCTCCGCCGCGCTGGACCGGTTCGGTCTCCAGGAGGACGTCGGGGCCGGCCTGGACGCGGTGGTCCGCGCGCTGCAACGCAACCAGGTCGACACCATGCTGATCGTCGACGACGCCTCCGCCGACGGGGAACTCTGGGTGGGGCCGGACCCGACCGAGATCGCCACCGACCCGGGTCAGCTCGCGGCCATGTCGGTCGACGACCCGCAGCGGGTCCGCGCCGACGCCGCTCTGCTCCGGGCACTGGTCGGCACCGACGCCGAGCTGACCGTGCTCGCCCCGGAGGAGGCGCCCGACCTCACCGACGGGGTCGGTGCCGTGCTGCGCTACGTCGACGCGAGCACCCCCGGGCGGGGCAATGGCTGA
- a CDS encoding phosphotransferase has protein sequence MTEQRMPGGRLLGAVRVGDTVRRPAQPWTPAVHEVLRHLASVGFDGAPRVLGVDEQGREMLTHLDGETVGDRVPWPSWVRSAGTLRQVGGWLRRLHDATTSFTPSPDARWFAGKGWRPGLVIGHHDAGPHNAVWRNGRLVGFVDWDTAGPSSWEWDLAFAALCWVPLRGPETTAALGFTADDDPRERLHLLLDAYGHDGDRAAFGETVAARARMNAEVIRPLASGGDPAYAALLPVAVEYEAAARGVEALPADFWRRPPR, from the coding sequence ATGACGGAGCAGCGGATGCCCGGCGGCCGGCTTCTCGGCGCGGTACGGGTCGGCGACACGGTACGGCGGCCCGCCCAGCCCTGGACCCCGGCGGTACACGAGGTGCTGCGGCACCTGGCTTCGGTCGGCTTCGACGGCGCGCCCCGCGTGCTGGGAGTGGACGAGCAGGGCCGGGAAATGCTGACCCACCTGGACGGGGAGACGGTCGGCGACCGGGTGCCGTGGCCGTCCTGGGTGCGCTCGGCCGGGACGCTGCGCCAGGTGGGCGGCTGGCTGCGGCGGCTGCACGACGCCACCACGTCCTTCACCCCGTCCCCCGACGCGCGCTGGTTCGCCGGCAAGGGCTGGCGGCCCGGCCTGGTCATCGGCCATCACGACGCCGGCCCGCACAACGCGGTGTGGCGCAACGGCCGGCTCGTCGGCTTCGTCGACTGGGACACCGCCGGTCCCTCGTCCTGGGAGTGGGACCTGGCCTTCGCGGCGCTGTGCTGGGTGCCGCTGCGTGGTCCGGAGACGACCGCGGCGCTCGGTTTCACCGCCGACGACGATCCCCGGGAACGGCTGCACCTGCTGCTCGACGCGTACGGCCACGACGGCGACCGGGCCGCGTTCGGGGAGACCGTGGCGGCCCGGGCCCGGATGAACGCCGAGGTGATCCGCCCACTGGCCAGCGGCGGTGACCCGGCCTACGCCGCGCTGCTGCCGGTCGCCGTCGAGTACGAGGCGGCGGCCCGCGGCGTCGAGGCGCTGCCGGCGGACTTCTGGCGTCGCCCACCGCGCTGA
- a CDS encoding thiamine pyrophosphate-binding protein produces the protein MADRTGADLVVERLRAWRVPRAFGYPGAAIAPVVAALDASGGDPEFVPARHEETAAFMATGHAKFTGEIGVCLATQGPSAVHLLNGLYDAKLDSKPVVAIIGEDISGPLGAAHEEIGLSRLFGDVCQFVRYGRAPDQVPAVLDQAFRTAAATRSPTAVVLPRDVQLARVPDLLPQTAGIVSATPGEPLARVLPHAADLDAAASVLGTGQRVAILVGQGAHGAADEIVALADRLGAGVACSLLGKPVLDERLPFHTGVLGEVGTTAAARLMGSCDTLLLVGTNDPWVDYFPVPGQTRTIQIDIDGRRIGTRYPVDVPLVGDAVETLRALLTRVPGRRHEQWRGMVESSVDRWRAEAAERAAVPAEPINPQLVLQELGTRVPRSGALAVDVGSVLYWYARHLELPPGVAAQLCGTLGSMGCALPYAVAAKLARPDRPVIALLGDGAMQFNGLAELITVAHHWRQWRDPRLVVLVLNNRDQSGIGGGRTLTDELADRRPDVPYAGWARLLGLHGVRVDRPELVGPAWDEVLAADRPSLLEAVVDPAVPLNPPEPALADLRGLFADGDAARRVRERMLANRVAVEAEDLV, from the coding sequence ATGGCTGACCGTACGGGGGCGGACCTGGTCGTGGAGCGGCTGCGCGCCTGGCGGGTCCCGCGTGCCTTCGGCTATCCCGGGGCGGCGATCGCCCCCGTCGTGGCGGCACTGGACGCCTCGGGCGGGGACCCGGAGTTCGTCCCCGCCCGGCACGAGGAGACCGCGGCCTTCATGGCCACCGGTCACGCGAAGTTCACCGGTGAGATCGGGGTGTGCCTGGCCACCCAGGGGCCCAGCGCGGTCCACCTGCTCAACGGCCTCTACGACGCCAAGCTGGACAGCAAACCGGTGGTGGCGATCATCGGGGAGGACATCTCCGGGCCGCTGGGCGCGGCGCACGAGGAGATCGGCCTGAGCCGGCTCTTCGGCGACGTCTGCCAGTTCGTCCGGTACGGGCGGGCGCCCGACCAGGTGCCCGCCGTGCTGGACCAGGCGTTCCGGACCGCCGCGGCGACCCGGAGCCCCACCGCGGTGGTGCTGCCGCGGGACGTGCAGCTCGCGCGGGTGCCCGACCTGCTGCCGCAGACCGCCGGGATCGTCTCGGCCACGCCGGGCGAGCCGCTGGCCCGGGTGCTGCCGCACGCCGCCGACCTGGACGCCGCCGCGTCGGTGCTGGGCACCGGCCAGCGGGTGGCGATCCTGGTCGGGCAGGGCGCACACGGCGCGGCGGACGAGATCGTCGCGCTGGCCGACCGGCTCGGTGCCGGGGTGGCCTGCTCGCTGCTGGGCAAGCCGGTGCTCGACGAGCGGCTGCCGTTCCACACCGGGGTGCTCGGGGAGGTCGGCACCACCGCCGCCGCCCGGCTGATGGGGAGCTGCGACACCCTGCTGCTGGTCGGCACGAACGATCCGTGGGTCGACTACTTCCCCGTGCCGGGGCAGACCCGCACCATCCAGATCGATATCGACGGGCGACGGATCGGCACCCGCTATCCGGTGGACGTCCCGCTGGTGGGCGACGCCGTGGAGACGCTGCGTGCCCTGCTGACCCGGGTGCCCGGCCGGCGTCACGAGCAGTGGCGCGGCATGGTGGAGAGCTCGGTCGACCGGTGGCGGGCGGAGGCGGCGGAACGGGCCGCCGTACCGGCCGAGCCGATCAACCCGCAGCTGGTGCTCCAGGAACTGGGCACCCGGGTGCCGCGCAGCGGCGCCCTCGCCGTCGACGTGGGCTCGGTCCTCTACTGGTACGCCCGACACCTGGAGCTGCCACCGGGCGTCGCCGCGCAGCTCTGCGGCACGCTCGGCTCGATGGGCTGCGCCCTGCCGTACGCGGTGGCCGCCAAGCTGGCCCGCCCGGACCGGCCGGTGATCGCCCTGCTCGGCGACGGGGCGATGCAGTTCAACGGCCTGGCGGAGCTGATCACCGTGGCGCACCACTGGCGGCAGTGGCGCGATCCGCGGCTGGTGGTGCTGGTGCTCAACAACCGGGACCAGTCCGGGATCGGTGGTGGGCGGACGCTGACCGACGAGCTGGCCGACCGGCGCCCCGACGTGCCGTACGCCGGGTGGGCCCGGCTGTTGGGTCTGCACGGCGTCCGGGTGGACCGGCCGGAGCTGGTCGGCCCGGCGTGGGACGAGGTCCTCGCCGCGGACCGGCCCAGCCTGCTGGAGGCGGTCGTCGACCCGGCCGTGCCGCTGAACCCGCCGGAGCCGGCCCTGGCGGACCTGCGCGGCCTCTTCGCCGACGGGGACGCGGCCCGCCGGGTCCGGGAGCGGATGCTGGCCAACCGGGTGGCCGTGGAGGCCGAGGACCTCGTTTGA
- a CDS encoding CDGSH iron-sulfur domain-containing protein: MPDDETAAPAAATITPYQDGPLLVRGDFALVTPDGQPIDTRRGTVALCRCGRSALKPFCDGTHKAVDFRAGTNREH; the protein is encoded by the coding sequence ATGCCCGACGACGAGACCGCAGCGCCCGCCGCCGCCACCATCACCCCGTACCAGGACGGGCCGCTGCTGGTGCGCGGCGACTTCGCCCTGGTCACCCCGGACGGGCAGCCGATCGACACGCGGCGGGGCACGGTCGCGCTCTGCCGCTGCGGCAGGTCGGCTCTGAAGCCGTTCTGCGACGGCACGCACAAGGCGGTCGACTTCCGCGCCGGCACCAACCGCGAGCACTGA
- the treZ gene encoding malto-oligosyltrehalose trehalohydrolase, whose amino-acid sequence MTEFTVWAPEAARVRLRLPGVADHEMRSGPDGWWRVEVPDAGPGTDYAFVLGDDERALPDPRSAWQPAGVHGPSRRYDHAAFDWTDQGWTGRQLPGSILYELHVGTFTPEGTFDAAIGRLDHLVDLGVDLIELLPVNAFNGEHNWGYDGVCWYAPHQPYGGPDGLKRLVDAAHAKGLGVILDVVYNHFGPSGAYAPMFAPYLTEQSNTWGRTVNLDGPHSDGVRRYIIDSVLMWLRDYHVDGLRLDAVHAMPDSRATHFLEQVAVEVEALATHLGRPLSLIAESDLNDPRLITPREAGGYGLHAQWNDDAHHALHTLLTGERQGYYGDFGSLECLTDVLTGAFFHAGTWSSFRNRSHGRPVDRQRTPGYRFVAYLQNHDQIGNRATGDRISATLSPALLRVGATLLMTAPFTPMLFMGEEWAASTPWQFFTSHPEPELATAVATGRRREFAAHGWPPGDVPDPQDPQTFVRSRLDWAELDKPEHREMYDFHRRLIALRKRRPELSDPRLDAVDVRHGDQFLVMRRGETLVVANLAGKAQRINLPAPVRSVLLTTGTGVTVMRDGLQLPAETAAVVA is encoded by the coding sequence ATGACCGAGTTCACGGTGTGGGCGCCCGAGGCCGCCCGGGTCCGACTGCGCCTGCCCGGCGTCGCCGACCACGAGATGCGTTCCGGCCCGGACGGCTGGTGGCGGGTCGAGGTGCCCGACGCCGGCCCGGGCACCGACTACGCGTTCGTCCTCGGCGACGACGAGCGGGCGCTGCCCGACCCCCGGTCGGCCTGGCAGCCGGCCGGCGTGCACGGGCCGAGCCGCCGCTACGACCACGCCGCGTTCGACTGGACCGACCAGGGCTGGACCGGCCGGCAGCTGCCCGGCAGCATCCTCTACGAGCTGCACGTCGGCACGTTCACCCCGGAGGGCACCTTCGACGCGGCGATCGGCCGTCTCGACCACCTCGTCGACCTCGGCGTCGACCTGATCGAGCTGCTGCCGGTCAACGCCTTCAACGGCGAGCACAACTGGGGCTACGACGGGGTCTGCTGGTACGCCCCCCACCAGCCGTACGGGGGACCGGACGGGCTGAAACGACTGGTCGACGCCGCCCACGCCAAGGGGCTGGGGGTGATCCTCGACGTCGTCTACAACCATTTCGGGCCCTCCGGGGCCTACGCGCCGATGTTCGCGCCGTACCTGACCGAGCAGAGCAACACCTGGGGCCGCACCGTCAACCTCGACGGGCCGCACTCCGACGGGGTGCGCCGCTACATCATCGACAGCGTGCTGATGTGGCTGCGCGACTACCACGTCGACGGGCTGCGGCTGGACGCCGTGCACGCCATGCCCGACTCCCGGGCCACGCACTTCCTGGAGCAGGTCGCGGTGGAGGTGGAGGCGCTCGCCACCCACCTGGGCCGGCCGCTGTCGCTGATCGCCGAGTCCGACCTCAACGACCCGAGGCTGATCACCCCGCGCGAGGCCGGCGGGTACGGCCTGCACGCCCAGTGGAACGACGACGCCCACCACGCGCTGCACACCCTGCTCACCGGCGAGCGGCAGGGCTACTACGGCGACTTCGGCTCCCTCGAGTGCCTGACGGACGTGCTGACCGGTGCGTTCTTCCACGCCGGCACCTGGTCCAGCTTCCGCAACCGCAGTCACGGGCGGCCGGTGGACCGGCAGCGTACGCCGGGGTACCGGTTCGTGGCGTACCTGCAGAACCACGACCAGATCGGCAACCGGGCGACCGGCGACCGGATCTCCGCCACGCTCTCCCCGGCGCTGCTGCGGGTCGGTGCGACGCTGCTGATGACCGCCCCGTTCACGCCGATGCTCTTCATGGGGGAGGAGTGGGCGGCCAGCACCCCGTGGCAGTTCTTCACCAGCCACCCCGAGCCGGAGCTGGCCACCGCCGTGGCGACCGGTCGTCGGCGCGAGTTCGCCGCGCACGGCTGGCCGCCCGGCGACGTGCCCGACCCGCAGGACCCGCAGACCTTCGTCCGCTCCCGGCTCGACTGGGCCGAGCTGGACAAGCCCGAACACCGCGAGATGTACGACTTCCACCGGCGGCTCATCGCGCTGCGCAAGCGGCGCCCCGAGCTGTCCGACCCACGGCTGGACGCCGTCGACGTGCGGCACGGCGACCAGTTCCTGGTGATGCGCCGGGGCGAGACGCTGGTGGTGGCGAACCTCGCCGGCAAGGCGCAGCGGATCAACCTGCCCGCCCCGGTACGCAGCGTCCTGCTCACCACCGGCACCGGGGTCACGGTGATGCGGGACGGCCTCCAACTGCCCGCCGAGACGGCCGCCGTCGTCGCCTGA
- a CDS encoding glutamate--cysteine ligase, with protein sequence MGEDVGARTFSREDRARYREKVRRCLDVFAEMLRESRFDVERPMTGLEIELNLVDDDSLPAMRNADVLAAIADPDFQTELGQFNVEINVAPRRLAGTGTAQFEEHVRASLNAAEEKARTVGAHMVMIGILPTLRPEHLTAETLSANPRYALLNEQIFAARGEDLPISIGGVERLATTADTITPEAACTSTQFHLQVSPAQFADYWNAAQAVAGIQVALGANSPLFFGRELWRETRVPLFQQATDTRSEEIKAQGVRPRVWFGERWITSVFDLFEENVRYFPALLPVCDPQDPVAELAAGGVPRLAELRLHNGTIYRWNRPVYDVLKGRPHLRVENRVLPAGPTVVDTVANGAFYFGLVRALAESDRPLWSQMSFSAAEENFTNCARHGIDAQVFWPGLGYLPVTELVLRRLLPLAHQGLDGWGLDPGERDRLLGIIEQRCLTGRNGATWQVETLHRLESADHLDRPEALREVVRHYVDLMHSNRPVHEWPLP encoded by the coding sequence ATGGGCGAAGATGTCGGCGCGCGGACGTTCAGTCGTGAGGATCGGGCCCGCTACCGGGAAAAGGTCCGGCGCTGCCTGGACGTCTTCGCCGAGATGCTGCGCGAGTCGCGCTTCGACGTGGAGCGGCCGATGACCGGCCTGGAGATCGAGCTGAACCTGGTCGACGACGACTCGCTGCCGGCGATGCGGAACGCCGACGTGCTGGCCGCCATCGCCGACCCGGACTTCCAGACCGAGCTGGGCCAGTTCAATGTGGAGATCAACGTGGCGCCACGCCGGCTGGCCGGCACCGGCACCGCGCAGTTCGAGGAGCACGTCCGGGCCAGCCTGAACGCGGCCGAGGAGAAGGCCCGCACGGTCGGCGCGCACATGGTCATGATCGGCATCCTGCCGACCCTGCGGCCGGAGCACCTGACCGCCGAGACGCTGTCGGCCAACCCGCGTTACGCGCTGCTCAACGAGCAGATCTTCGCCGCCCGCGGCGAGGACCTGCCGATCTCCATCGGCGGGGTGGAACGTCTCGCCACCACCGCCGACACCATCACCCCCGAGGCCGCCTGCACCAGCACGCAGTTCCACCTCCAGGTCAGCCCGGCCCAGTTCGCCGACTACTGGAACGCCGCCCAGGCCGTCGCCGGCATCCAGGTCGCGCTGGGCGCGAACTCGCCGCTGTTCTTCGGGCGGGAGCTGTGGCGGGAGACCCGGGTTCCGCTGTTCCAGCAGGCCACCGACACCCGCTCCGAGGAGATCAAGGCCCAGGGGGTACGCCCGCGGGTCTGGTTCGGCGAACGGTGGATCACCAGCGTCTTCGACCTCTTCGAGGAGAACGTACGCTACTTCCCGGCCCTGCTGCCGGTGTGCGACCCGCAGGACCCGGTGGCGGAGCTCGCGGCCGGCGGCGTGCCCAGGCTGGCCGAGTTGCGGCTGCACAACGGCACCATCTACCGCTGGAACCGCCCCGTCTACGACGTGCTCAAGGGACGGCCGCACCTGCGGGTGGAGAACCGGGTGCTGCCGGCGGGCCCGACCGTGGTGGACACCGTCGCCAACGGCGCGTTCTACTTCGGACTGGTCCGGGCCCTCGCGGAGTCGGACCGGCCGCTGTGGTCGCAGATGTCCTTCAGCGCCGCCGAGGAGAACTTCACCAACTGTGCCCGGCACGGCATCGACGCCCAGGTGTTCTGGCCCGGGCTGGGCTATCTGCCGGTGACCGAGCTGGTGCTGCGCCGGCTGCTGCCCCTGGCCCACCAGGGGCTGGACGGGTGGGGGCTGGACCCGGGCGAGCGGGACCGGCTGCTCGGCATCATCGAGCAGCGCTGCCTGACCGGGCGCAACGGGGCGACCTGGCAGGTGGAGACGCTGCACCGGCTGGAGTCGGCCGACCACCTCGACCGGCCGGAGGCGCTGCGCGAGGTGGTCCGGCACTACGTCGACCTGATGCACAGCAACCGACCGGTCCACGAGTGGCCGCTGCCCTGA
- a CDS encoding DUF3817 domain-containing protein — MRDKATRFFVWAAIAEACSWAALLAGMAVKYGPPGNEIGVHVFGPIHGALFVVYGILVLVVARLRRWSVVTTLVALACAVPPFATLVFERRARRRGLLDDPADTPARLTPVG; from the coding sequence ATGCGCGACAAGGCGACCAGGTTCTTCGTGTGGGCGGCGATCGCCGAGGCCTGCTCCTGGGCGGCGCTGCTCGCCGGCATGGCCGTCAAGTACGGCCCGCCCGGCAACGAGATCGGCGTACACGTCTTCGGGCCGATCCACGGCGCGCTCTTCGTGGTCTACGGGATCCTCGTGCTGGTGGTGGCGCGGCTGCGCCGCTGGTCGGTCGTGACCACGCTGGTGGCGCTGGCCTGCGCGGTGCCGCCGTTCGCCACGCTGGTCTTCGAACGCCGGGCCCGCCGTCGCGGCCTGCTCGACGACCCCGCCGACACACCCGCCCGGCTGACCCCGGTCGGCTGA
- a CDS encoding iron-containing redox enzyme family protein produces the protein MPVPVDRRYGPASLPAARGPVSAALLVALRQPPHDLPAALGAEVPAVDPLTDEDLQLSLFLCYELHYRGWRDVDEAWEWQPTLLALRARIEGPFTAALRRLVGPLPAALPDGVPEALGALVAADDGPSLAAALQRRASLAQFREFVVHRSLYHLREADPHSWALPRLGGPAKAALVEIQMDEYGNGRLDRMHAELFRRTMRRLDLDTDYAAHLDRVPAVTLATNNLISLFGLHRRLRGALLGHLAAFEMTSSLPNRRYGNGLRRLGLDEVATRFYDEHVEADAVHEQIAAYDLCGGLVRAEPALAGDVLFGAAAALAVERLFAAHLLDAWAAGRSSLRSAPAAGTGEPERVALSAA, from the coding sequence ATGCCCGTGCCCGTCGACCGTCGCTACGGTCCCGCGTCGCTGCCGGCGGCGCGCGGCCCGGTCTCCGCCGCGCTGCTGGTGGCGCTGCGGCAGCCGCCGCACGACCTGCCGGCGGCCCTCGGCGCGGAGGTGCCGGCGGTCGACCCGCTCACCGACGAGGACCTCCAGCTCAGTCTCTTCCTCTGCTACGAGCTGCACTACCGGGGTTGGCGGGACGTCGACGAGGCGTGGGAGTGGCAGCCCACGCTGCTGGCGCTGCGGGCCCGGATCGAGGGCCCGTTCACCGCGGCGCTGCGGCGGCTGGTGGGGCCGCTGCCGGCGGCCCTGCCCGACGGGGTGCCGGAGGCGTTGGGCGCCCTGGTGGCGGCCGACGACGGCCCCTCGCTGGCCGCCGCGTTGCAGCGCCGGGCCAGCCTGGCGCAGTTCCGGGAGTTCGTCGTCCACCGGTCGCTCTATCACCTGCGGGAGGCCGATCCGCACAGCTGGGCGCTGCCCCGGCTGGGCGGTCCGGCCAAGGCCGCGCTGGTCGAGATCCAGATGGACGAGTACGGCAACGGTCGGCTGGACCGGATGCACGCCGAGCTGTTCCGCCGCACCATGCGACGGCTCGACCTGGACACCGACTACGCCGCCCACCTGGACCGGGTGCCGGCGGTGACCCTGGCGACCAACAACCTCATCTCGCTGTTCGGCCTGCACCGGCGGCTGCGCGGCGCGCTCCTCGGTCACCTCGCCGCCTTCGAGATGACCTCCTCGCTGCCCAACCGCCGGTACGGCAACGGCCTGCGCCGGCTCGGGCTGGACGAGGTGGCCACCCGCTTCTACGACGAGCACGTCGAGGCGGACGCGGTGCACGAGCAGATCGCCGCGTACGACCTCTGCGGCGGGCTGGTGCGGGCCGAGCCGGCCCTGGCCGGGGACGTGCTCTTCGGCGCGGCCGCGGCGCTGGCCGTGGAGCGGCTCTTCGCCGCCCACCTGCTCGACGCCTGGGCCGCCGGCCGCTCGTCGCTGCGCAGCGCCCCGGCGGCGGGCACGGGCGAACCGGAGCGCGTGGCCCTCTCCGCCGCCTGA